The DNA sequence ATATTTACCAGTATAAAGATCATTTAGGAAATGTGAGAATTAGTTTTGCAAGAAACAGCGCAGGTGCTCTTGAAATTACAGATTCTAATGACTATTATCCGTTTGGAATGAATCATTTAAAAACCGGAAATTCATTCTTTAGCCCAAGTGCTTATATGAATTATAAGTATAATGGTAAGGAGCTCCAAGAGACAGGAATGTATGATTATGGAGCCAGGATGTATATGGCTGATATTGGAAGATGGGGAGTTGTGGATCTGTTGGCGGAGAAGTATCAGCCTTTCAGTGGCTACAATTACGTTTTGGGTAATCCTATTAGTAATGTAGATCCAGATGGCATGGAGGTTAAACATGATTTTCAAATTTTAAAAAATGGAGAAGTTAAGTTGATTAAAGAAACAGAAAGTAAATCAGATACTTTATATGCTAGTAATGATAAAGGTGAGGTAGATAAAAGTAAGGGTAGTGTTACTGTAAAAAAGGCAGAAAAGGAAGACGCAACAATTATATCCAATTTAGCAACGAATAGAAAAGATGAGTTTGGATTTAAGGGCCCAGATTTACGAATAGCTATTACTAATAATAGAACAGATGCATTAGATGTTTTTCAATTTGCAGCATTAAACAGTACCAATGAATGGTCCATTCAAAGCAACACAATTAATGGAAAAAATGAATATGCTTTAGGAACTCAATTAGACCCTGCTGCCTCACCAAACTATTTAGCAATTGATAAATTAGGATATTCTTTAAAAAATACACTTAATTGGGACATGCATTCTCATGGAAGTCCATTTGGCACAAATGGCCCTTCTTCTGGAGATATAAGTCATTATACAACAAAGACTGCAACTAGGTTTCTATTTAGGACTAATGGGAGCGGAAGAGGACAAGTTTATCCATATGGAAAAACCAATGCAACAAGCTCCCTGTTTAAGCAGAGAAATTTCGGAGATATGGATAGAAAATTTTCAAACTATAGTGATTTTAAATAATATGAAATTATTTGTGTTATTTTTATTAATAATTTGCACAGAGGTTAGTGCACAGAGTAAAAATGCCAATATTTTTTTTGAAAATAAGGCATTGGCAAGAAAGGTTAATAACGTATTATCATTTATTGATATATCAAATACAATTAACTTAAACGATTACGGGAAATCTATTATCTATGTTACTGTTGAGCCGGTTAATGAAAGGTATTTTTCTATTAGCTTAAAAAACCAATTACCGACTGTAGATAGAAAACTATTTAAATGCTTTAAACTTGAAAATAATAGATTTATAGCATTTGTTGATAAATCTAATATGAATTTTGGACAAAATGAGTTATATAAAAATAATTTTGAAATTGGTGCAAAAGAACTAGTTCCTTGTGATGAATTGTTTAAACTCTTAAAAGATAACAAACTACCTAAAATTCCAGAAAATGTTTTCGCATATTCAATTTTTGAAGATACATTTGTTTATTTGGAAGGGTTGGCAACCTTTGACGCATTACAATACTTAGAGATAGAATATGATTTGAATAAATCAACAAAATAGCCCCTTGCTAGCGCAAGCGTCACGCCCGTAGCCGAATAGATAACATACAATTAGATTCGAGAAAATATATTTTCTCGAATCTTTATTTGTAGTATTACACAAACCTGAAAATAATTTAGGCTGCAAATTTTATAAATGCAATTATAAGCAGTATAAGAAATTAACAAGGTGATAACTAAGAAACTTTGAAAATCTATTTAAATTTGTATCCATGAATTTGCACCGAGCGTATCGATCCCCCGCTGCCGCACGAATCCTTTTGTGTGGCATTTTATTCTAATTACTTTTACCAAACTATCTCATTTTATATCTTTACCTAAAACATATAATAATTATAATGAAAAAAAACTGGTATTTGAAGTTGAAGGTAAAGAGACCTGGGATAGTTCTTCAGGAATAGATTACTTTGAATCGGCTAGTAATATTTGTGGTCTCTATACTTGGCCCTTGCTTGTGCACAAATAAAAATTAGGGAGTCACGAATAAATAGCTCTCAAATAATTAAAGCTTATGAAGGAAAATTTAAAAAAGATTAAATAGTTCTTGTATTATGTATTCTTTTATTGAATTTTGGATATCCTGCATACCAAAAGAAGGAATTTTTATAATTACGTAGAAAAAATAATTTAATTTGAAAATCAATGAAAAAAATAATTTTAATAACTCTTATTTTCTTTTTTACTTTTAATAAAAGTACTATTAGAAAACAAGATTTACATAATATTATTAAGGGATATATAGAATATATTTCTAAAAAAAGAAAGATCAACCCTAAAAACGAGATATTAGTATTAGCTTTTCATAATCAAACGAAAGAAAAAGGTGAATACTCAGTAGATATTGCATTTTTCGACCCTAAAGTGATGAAAAATATGAAATATAACCAGGTTTATTTATTTGAAGGATATAAGCTTATATTGCCTGATAATGAATGCAGAGCAATAGAGAAAATGTTTAAGAAAATTTCATATGAAAATTTTAATCAGGCTGCAATAGAAATAGATTACGAAGTTGAAAGTTGGCATATTGCCTTTAATAAAATGGATGAGATTAATTTTTTATCACCTAGTGTAATCTCAGCACGTATAAAATCAATTTTAAAGGCTAAAAATTTAAAATTTTCTGATACGTATAAAGATATTTCATATTCCTCCCCAAATTGTTCAAAATTTGCTCCATCTAAACAAAGTCCATGACTTTTAATTTAATAATAAAACAACAAAACTTACCAAAAAAAAATATATTTTTAAAATATAGCCCCTCGCTCCCGCACGATTGTGTGGTGTGGTAGATAATAAAAAAACCCGCATTTTGCGAGGTTATTTATCAATATAAGTACAACGGGAAGAAATATTAAGGATAGAGATACAATAAAAAAAGTTCCTAGTCAAACGAAAACCAATGATAGTATTATGTTTAATAAAGCTGTTAAAAATTTTAATGATCAAAAGTTAAAAAACTATTATAATAAAATAAATTTTCTCGGCAAAAAATGGTAGTAAAAAATAATAAAAGAACAGCGAAAAATTTTTTTTTGCTTTTAATTATCTTTTTATTTTTTTCATGTAAAAAAAATGATAAAAATTTCAGTAAACAAGTCAATATTCAGGATATTACTAATGAAGGTAATTATGCAATTAGTACTAAAAAAGAAAATGATTCCCCCCAGCTGCCGCACGAATCCTTTCGTGTGGCATTTTCTTCTAATTATCATCAATAAACTATCTCATTTTATATCTTTACCTAAAACATATAATGCTGAGTGAAAATTATAAATTCTATAATCAGAAAGGATTCTTTTACTAAGTTTGTCTTAGCGGGCAGAGGCTATGAATGTTTATTAATTACATCCATCAAATCTGATCTAAACAGTTTTAGTCTCATTTAGACTACCTCAAAATAAAAAATAATGAAAATAATATTTATTTTAATAATGGTTTTACTAACCAACAATAGTTGCTCCGCACAAAATAATATTGATTTTTTTTATCAGGATAAAACGAAAGCAAAAGAAACAGATAGTTCTGCATACAAATCTTATTTGGAAAATATTCCAAAAGAATTTCTTAAAAAAGATAATGAAGTATTATTATTTTTTAATAATGCCGCTTTTATTGACGATGTTATTACTATAAATGGTAAAGACTATAATTTTGAAAACTATACCTGTGGATATACACAAATTAGAATTCTTAAAACAGATGGAAAGATTAATATCACATCTAAGAAAAAAAAAGAGATGGATTTTAAGCTAAAAAAAGGAATTGATTATATTATTATAAACGGAAATTTTGATAATAAATGGAGTGTTACATTTTCAGAATTTTTTCCAACAATGGAATGTTTGTAAAATTATAAGTACAGTGGTAAATAGCTCCAAGAGACTGGTATGTATGATTATGGGGCAAGGACGTATATGGCCCCCGCTGCCGCACGAATCCTTTCGTGTGGTATTTTCTTCTAATTATCATCAATAAACTATCTCATTTTATATCTTTACCTAAAACATATAGTGATGAGTAGAAATTATAAATTCCACAATCCGGAAGGATTGTATTTTATAAGCTTTGCTGTAGTAGGTTGGTTAGACGTATTTGTTCGAAATGAATATAAAGAGCTTCTGCTGGAAAGTTTAAGATTTTGTCAAAAAACAAAAGGTTTAGAAATTCATGCATGGTGCATTATGTCCAGTCATGTACATTTGGTTTTTCGAAGTATAGGCGGACAAAAACCAGAGTTATTAATTGGAGATTTGAAAAGATTTACAAATAATGAAATTATAAAAGCTATTAAGGAGAACCCTAAAGAAAGTAGAAAAGAATTTTTGTTAGATTTCTTTTTGAAAGAAGGAGCGAAAAGTTCGAATGTTAACAAATATCAGTTCTGGAGGCATGACAATAAACCAATTGAACTATGGAGTAATAAGGTTATATTCCAAAAAATTAACTACATTCATCAAAATCCGGTTCAGGCAGGTCTAGTTTTTCGGGCAGAAGATTATAAATACAGTAGTGCAGTTGATTATTATGATGAAAAAGGACTTTTGGATAATATTATAGTTTTTAGAATGTTTGATTTATAGTTTTTAAACCACACGAAAGGATTCGTGCGGTACCGGGGAGGAAATAAAAAATAATTATGAGAAGAAAATTTATTCTATTTTTCATTTTAATGTCAATATTCATTTTTTCACAAAACAAATCAGGTATATATTCATACAAGACCCCTTATTATTTTGAAAGTATAAATTTATTAAAAGATGGAACTTTTAAATATTATAGAAAAACTGAATTTTTAAAAGATGAAATTTTTGGGAATTGGCAGCTTCGAAACGACAGCATTTTAGTTTTGGATAGTAATCCTCAAAGATCCAAATTGATGGTTAAGGAACACATTAAAAAAGGCAAGAAAATAACCTTTACCGTAAGAGACTCTGAGGAATATCTCATTAATTACCAACTGCATATAATTACCAACAAAAAAGACACTCTTGCTTACAGGAATCAATTTGAAAAATCTGTTATTAAAGAAAAACCCATTTCTTTTTATATAATAAGCACTGAGGGCTTACATTCTCCTGTTTATAAAATCAAAGGAACAAATAGTAATTTTTTTGATGTGAAATTTGAACGACAAAGGGTATTTGAAAATGAGCAATGGAGGTTTGTAGGAAACAGTATAATTCCGTTGGGATTAGATGGGAAATATTCAAATTATAGGTTGATAAGAGAGTAAAGGAATGTCCGTATATTCTATAATAAAAAAGCAATAGAACTAATTAAAAATTTACATGACCAGATTTACTATTGTAGCCTCAGGAATTTTAGGGTGTATTTTATTATCCTGTGGTTCTACATTTTCATATCCCAGCAAGTTTAGTAATATCTGTTTCTATATTGACACTCCAACCAATGAACTGTATATAAAAACGAGGAATAGATTTGTATTAACCTACCCTAATTCTTTTGAAAAAATTATGGGAATATGGAAAATTAAAAAAGATACACTACAGCTTTCCACTCTTTCTAATGGTTCTCTACTAGACAAAGATAGTATACCATACAAGGAAGAAATGTATCTTATTATAAGAGGTACAAAATTAATAAACCCAAAAAACAAAAAATGTTTTATGCAATTACAAAAATGACAACTCAAAAATATTAAAATTTAAGCCGCACAACTGTATTAACAACAGGCATCAAATCTTCTCCAGCCAGTCACTTTTCAACCTCTGAACTCTTTGTGTCTTAGAATCAATTAAAACCCATAGTGTTAAAGAATCTACTACAAGCTGGCCATTACAATAAAATTCAACTTTTCTGGGCTGCCTGATTCCTTCAGGGTTTTTAGGATATGTTTTTACGGTAATGATATCGTTTAAATAGACTTGCTTTTTATATTGAATATGATGATCAAGAAGCATCCATATATCTTCAGGGTATTCAGTCAAGTGTTTTACTGCATCCCAATGTTCGGTTGCTATTTCTTCCACCCAGCTTACATACTGTACGTTATTAACATGATTGTTCTGATCGATGTTTTCTTTCGTAACCTGTATCTCTTTTTCATACACTAAACTCATTTCCCTGAAATTTTAGTCAAAAATAAGACATAAAAACAAAATCTTCCTAAAAGAGAGGTAACCTTTTACGATTAACATAGCGTTTGCATATGTTATATTCATAAAAAAACGGAATCGGATTAAAACCCGATTCCGTTTACAATATTTTGTTTGCTATTATTTAGCTTTTCCAGTTGCTTTAGCAGCAGGTGTTGCTGTTGCCCCTAACTTGGTTTTTACAGCAGGTGTAATATCTTCACTTCCATCTGTATATACCAGGTTATTAGCTCCCTGAGCTGTTGAAGTATCAAATACATAGCTTAAACTTCTTTCTTTAGCCACAGCAGAAATTGCAT is a window from the Chryseobacterium sp. T16E-39 genome containing:
- a CDS encoding acyl-CoA thioesterase, which encodes MSLVYEKEIQVTKENIDQNNHVNNVQYVSWVEEIATEHWDAVKHLTEYPEDIWMLLDHHIQYKKQVYLNDIITVKTYPKNPEGIRQPRKVEFYCNGQLVVDSLTLWVLIDSKTQRVQRLKSDWLEKI
- a CDS encoding REP-associated tyrosine transposase produces the protein MSRNYKFHNPEGLYFISFAVVGWLDVFVRNEYKELLLESLRFCQKTKGLEIHAWCIMSSHVHLVFRSIGGQKPELLIGDLKRFTNNEIIKAIKENPKESRKEFLLDFFLKEGAKSSNVNKYQFWRHDNKPIELWSNKVIFQKINYIHQNPVQAGLVFRAEDYKYSSAVDYYDEKGLLDNIIVFRMFDL